In Flavobacterium praedii, the DNA window GGTTTCAAATTTGCTACCGTTTACGAAATAAAATTAATGCCGCTTTAGATCTCAATCAATTACTTTAAATTGTTTCATCTCTTGCAATGGTTCGATAGAATTGTAATCTTTCCATATCTTGGGATCATAAGATTTAATGGTTATAAATTTAAAATCCTCTTCCTTTATTTTTTCAATTGCTGCAGCTGATGTTTCAGAACGAGACATATTTAGAAATTCGGTTTTGTTGAGAATATTGGCTTCCATTTTAAAATCAAATGCCAATATATCTTTTTCGCTATTGGTCAATTCTATAAGTTTTAAAGGTCGATTTAGATAAAAGTAATTTCCGCTTTCTATTGCAGCATACTGCATGTAATAACTATCGTCTTCGGCTCTTTTTTTGTAAATTATTGTCCCTTTACTAACATTTTCGGACACTTTAATTCCTAAAAGAAGCTTCATATTAAAATTATGCACCTTTTCACCATCGTCTAGAATATATTCGGTTTTCAAGACGGCATAATCGTTTACAGAAATATATAATTTGCCTACATACATGGCTTTGCTTTTTCGAGGTTTAAAAGTTAGAACGTAAGCAAATTCATTTTGATTCGTGTAGATTGTACCTTCAAAAGTATAGAAATACAATTCTGGCCTTTGTATAAAATCGAATCTCTTGTTACTTAACAAATCATTTTTATACATAAAATTGTTAAGATTACTTTTTGTAGCAGTTAATTGATTTTTTGGTTCTTTGTCTTTACTTCGATTTTTATTGAACTCTTTTCGAAATGATATCGTATCCCTTGATCCTATAAGACCGCTCTTTATCCTGTAATACTTGGTGGTATCGAGATGCTGAAGCATCAAGTTTTTGGCTTTTTTTTCTAAATCTTCTAGAGATGTAGACTCTCCTTCCTTTTTTAAGACAGTGGCTTTTAAAACATTTAATTTTGAGGTAAACACAAACTTATCTGCTTTTTTTGTTTTAACCGAATAATAATTACATAGAATATCGGTAAATGACAATGGTGGATGCGAAATTAATTGATTAGAAAAAGTCTGCAGGTCATTGTTGACTTTTGACAATGCTTGCTTGCTAAAACCCGTTGATTTATTAATCTCTACATCGATTATTGAAGGATTAAAATAATTAGAGGATCTGTAAAAGAACATTTCTTTTGACCCTTTTTCTCCGGTAGTATAATTTTGACTTAAGTTGGCTTTAACATTTGCCATGATTTCGTAGGCATTCGGTTTTTTATTCGACACGACAACATCTTTCAGTTCGTATATTCCGGGTAACAGTTTAATTATAAAATCGAGTTTTTTCAATTCCCCAACGGTCAGTTGTCTATTGACAAAACCCAAATAGGAAACCGTAAGTAGGGTTTCATCTGTACTGTTATTTTCAGAGAGTGCAAAAAAACCTTCAGCATTAGAGACTAGGTTTTCGGAATCGTTTACCTTAATATTAGCATACGGAATACTTTCTCCCGTTTTGGAATCGATGATTTTTCCTTTTGTGTTTTGAGCCATTCCAAGCTGAAAGAAAAGTAAAATATTAAAAGCTATAAATAAATTTGTTCTCATCGATATAATATTCGTTCCTAAACAAGACTAATTT includes these proteins:
- a CDS encoding carboxypeptidase-like regulatory domain-containing protein; translated protein: MRTNLFIAFNILLFFQLGMAQNTKGKIIDSKTGESIPYANIKVNDSENLVSNAEGFFALSENNSTDETLLTVSYLGFVNRQLTVGELKKLDFIIKLLPGIYELKDVVVSNKKPNAYEIMANVKANLSQNYTTGEKGSKEMFFYRSSNYFNPSIIDVEINKSTGFSKQALSKVNNDLQTFSNQLISHPPLSFTDILCNYYSVKTKKADKFVFTSKLNVLKATVLKKEGESTSLEDLEKKAKNLMLQHLDTTKYYRIKSGLIGSRDTISFRKEFNKNRSKDKEPKNQLTATKSNLNNFMYKNDLLSNKRFDFIQRPELYFYTFEGTIYTNQNEFAYVLTFKPRKSKAMYVGKLYISVNDYAVLKTEYILDDGEKVHNFNMKLLLGIKVSENVSKGTIIYKKRAEDDSYYMQYAAIESGNYFYLNRPLKLIELTNSEKDILAFDFKMEANILNKTEFLNMSRSETSAAAIEKIKEEDFKFITIKSYDPKIWKDYNSIEPLQEMKQFKVID